A region from the Fusarium graminearum PH-1 chromosome 4, whole genome shotgun sequence genome encodes:
- a CDS encoding phosphoribosylaminoimidazole-succinocarboxamide synthase, with translation MSALTEISLPSFQKIASGKVRDLFELPDKSTLLFVASDRVSAYDAVLKNAIPDKGKILTLLSAHWFQVLTERIPDLRTHFISLNVPEGVSAEEAQTIKNRSMVVKKLSVIKIESIVRGYLTGSAYKEYKKNGTVHGITVESGMEEAQKFKQPLWTPSTKADAGEHDENIHPDDAWKEVGDRETADRVKELSLKIYDEASKYAEEHGILLADTKFEFAKDQEGNIYLVDEVLTPDSSRFWPAAGYMPGRDQDSFDKQFIRNWLTKEGLKGKEGVELPQDIVQATSDRYREAFLMLTGKKFEDAVSQ, from the exons ATGTCGGCTCTAACAGAAATCTCCCTGCCAAGCTTTCAAAAGATTGCCTCCGGCAAAGTGCGCGACCTTTTCGAGCTCCCTGATAAGAGCACTCTTCTCTTTGTGGCCTCTGATCGAGTCTCAGCCTACGATGCTGTCCTCAAGAACGCAATTCccgacaagggcaagatctTGACCCTCCTTTCAGCACACTGGTTCCAGGTTTTGACGGAGCGCATTCCTGACCTGCGTACCCATTTCATTAGCCTCAATGTCCCTGAGGGTGTTAGTGCGGAGGAGGCCCagaccatcaagaacagATCCATggtcgtcaagaagctttctgtCATCAAGATCGAATCCATTGT GCGAGGTTATCTGACTGGTTCTGCTTACAAAGAGTACAAGAAGAACGGCACCGTTCATGGCATCACCGTTGAGTCTGGCATGGAGGAGGCCCAAAAGTTCAAGCAACCCCTGTGGACACCTAgcaccaaggccgatgccGGAGAGCATGACGAGAACATCCACCCTGACGACGCTTGGAAGGAAGTCGGCGACCGCGAGACTGCGGACCGCGTCAAGGAGCTGTCCCTCAAGATCTATGACGAGGCCTCCAAGTACGCCGAAGAGCACGGCATCCTTCTGGCTGACACCAAGTTTGAGTTTGCCAAGGATCAGGAGGGCAACATCTACCTTGTCGACGAAGTACTGACCCCTGACTCTTCCCGATTCTGGCCAGCAGCCGGCTACATGCCCGGCCGTGACCAGGACAGCTTCGACAAGCAGTTCATCCGAAACTGGCTCACCAAGGAAGGactcaagggcaaggaggGTGTTGAGCTTCCCCAGGATATTGTCCAAGCTACATCGGACCGTTACCGAGAGGCTTTCCTCATGTTGACCGGTAAGAAGTTCGAGGACGCCGTTAGCCAGTAG